Part of the Cyprinus carpio isolate SPL01 chromosome A12, ASM1834038v1, whole genome shotgun sequence genome, tcggagcacgtgatatattataaggagtaacgatatgttttatgaaatgtagtgaagtaaaaattacgatcttatgctttggaatgtagtgaagtaaaagttactaaaaataaatctactccagtaaagtacagatacttgaaaaatgtacttaagtacagtaacgaagtaaagctactccgttactgtccaccactgccaCGCAGTGGttaaaggagaaaaaggtgaatgtccttgcatggccaactcagagcccagacttaaaccccattgaaaatctgttaTATGATAGGATAACTTTAAATAGGACTAAATATAGtgtgaccttgaaatttaggaaattgtaggttgttctctaattttgatctccactgtacacacacacacctttaaatTTATGcacctttatatatttatacatgatttatatataggcctaattaTACATGTTTTACTATGCCAATAAATCCACTTGAATCCTTTATGCATACTAAActattatataaattgtatattaattaaatattcgatatttttaaaaatataaatgttttaataatgttttaataattccgTAGCctatcctacaaaaaaaaaaaaaaaaaaactgagctctTAGCCTTCTACTGATAATAATTctgtatgtttaattatttagccTAGTTTTCAGAAATGGCTGCGTGGTGTATTCTTCATTTAGAGACTGTTATTAATTTTAGACTGGTTGAATCAGAGATGGGCACTCGAcatttttatagacttcagaCTTCAGCTATAactatttgtggttatagcttttaagagtatgatgatttataacacataATGAACATTTTGCATCCACTTAATTTACAATGGATTATATCtctcatagttataatgtatCATAATTTGCAAAATTGCTTATAGTCCTAAAATTTTTATATAAGCAAAATTGCTTATTGCTTATATAAAATGTAGGCTGGCCatataaacattgcatttttttttttcagatgaaaagTATTAAACTTacatcaattaaataatattagccTCACAGGAAACACTTAAATAACACTCGACACTCAGTAAGATACTGTGtagatcttaaataaacaatgtcaagatatgatacagtccattatactgtaaattaagtagatttaatatggtgttcattgtcataaataatcatactcttaaaagttataaccacaaatatgtaagtattatgatgtattgtaattgttgttatgattattcatgaactgatataacatattatacttttttttaataatgtactgtattatgcattcattataatgccttaagaatacccttataatgtattataaatatgggcttcatagaaacTGTTACCATTTTTCttactatttatttatctatctataactATGACTCTGACTGTTCAAACCAGATGTAACAAGACGTTTCTGATCTACATATTGTGGGAGTTAATCTGTAGgctaagaacatttcaaaagaatcatGTAATTATAATTGGGAAAATTGTTAATTGGCTAGGATAGAACTTAAATTTTGAAACTGCTAGTTAACTTTCTTTTCTGCTCATGATGAGaatgttttgattattgtagctaaatttgtttttagtaaatactgcttttaagtaaaatattaaaatagtatagatTTCAGGAGGAAAACCCTGAACAGAAACAATACTTTTTCTGTCACATGGCCTCGtatgtatctaaatgtaaaaatgtaagatgaaaaaatgtttttttgttgttgttgttgtttttttgtccggACCTCTGCTTGGAAGAAAATACAGAGGCCGCACCTCTTGGAACTTTAATTGAATATCCCTGACTTATTTCataaagaaatactttatttgtatagttttgtaatatcTGTGTCACATATTTCCTTGTGTTGACATGTAGCTGTgaattttattatagtatttggTTAAAGGGAAACAGTGTTGAACATGgtccactcttaaaaataaaggtgctttaaaagCTCTTAACAGTGATGCCATACCATTTTTGGTTCCGCAAAGAACCTTTTAATCAtctctttcttgtctttttataatctgaataaCTTTTTCTaactacaaagaaccttttgtgaaacagaaaggttcttcagatgttaaaggttcctcATGGaatcatttagacaaaaaaagtttcttctatggcatcgtggagcacctttatttttaagagtgtaatggattaaaacataagtaacaggctggatgtacattaaccTTACATCTTAACacctcttttaattttttttttttttttacaaagcagatcatagatcatatattttgtctatagTCTATAAAACAGCTTCCTAAATAGGAAGATTTCAATACATTTAGTGAACCATTAAATGACTCGATTCGGACTCGTGAccaaagacttcagacttgactcggactccaggGTAAAGACTTCAGACCTGACTCGGACTCCAGGGTAAAGGcttcagacttgactcggactccaggGTAAAGACTTCAGACCTGACTCGGACTCCAGGGTAAAGGcttcagacttgactcggactccaggGTAAAGACTTCAGACCTGACTCGGACTCCAGGGTAAAGGcttcagacttgactcggactccagggtaaagacttcagacttgactcggactccaggGAAAAGACTTCAGACCTGACTCGGACTCCAGGGTAAAGACTTTAGACCTGACTCGGACTCCAGggtaaagacttcagacttgactcggactccaggGTAAAGACTTCAGACCTGACTCGGACTCCAGGGTAAAGACTTCAGACCTGACTCGGACTCCAGggtaaagacttcagacttgactcggactccaggGTAAAGACTTCAGACCTGACTCGGACTCCAGGGTAAGACTTCAGACCTGACTCGGACTCCAGGGTAAAGACTTCAGACCTGACTCGGACTCCAGGGTAAAGACTTCAGACCTGACTCGGACTCCAGGGTAAAGACTTCAGACCTGACTCGGACTCCAGGGTAAAGACTTCAGACCTGACTCGGACTCCAGGGTAAAGACTTCAGACCTGACTCGGACTCCAGggtaaagacttcagacttgactcggactccaggGTAAAGACTTCAGACCTGACTCGGACTCCAGGGTAAAGACTTCAGACCTGACTCGGACTCCAGGGTAAAGGcttcagacttgactcggactccaggGTAAAGACTTCAGACCTGACTCGGACTCCAGGGTAAAGGcttcagacttgactcggactccaggGTAAATACTTTGGtatagacttcagacttgactcggactccagTGATATAGACTTCAGACTTGATTCggaagacttcagacttgactcggactccagggtaaagacttcagacttgtgAACATCTCTGGGTTGAATAAGCTACGATTCACATCGCTTTCTTACCAGCTCTTATTAAGTTCACATCTGTATGTGTTCCATTCATTGCCTTTGCAGATGTAATATGTAAAAGTAAGCTGTCGTTACAGTGAATATATATTTGGAAGCATTGTTGATGTTATTATCGGTGATCTGTGGTTACCACTGCCCAGTGCTGCACTTGAACTCATCTGATGACACGGAGCTGATTGTTATTAGCCTACTTTAAGTCTTCTGTAAAGAGTTTATATCCTTAAATAGGCTATGTATTTAACAGAGACATAAACGTTACAGCAGTGGATGCttcacatacacaaaacacttCTATTATTGCTGtctgtgttgtttattttggATAACAGGAAGATCATCACAGATGATTTTGTTCCAGGTTTGATGATGCCTTTCCACTGAGGTGTCAATATTTGTatctgtaaaaatattgtttctgACAAAAGATAGACATTCAGATCATGCAGCTTGTGTATGTGCTCCCTCTTggtttctttaattattttaatggggATTTCCATTCACAGATAAGATCTTGTCTGATGACGTGTTGAATAGACTTCCAGGGTAGGACGTGCAGTGTTTAACACACCCAGCTGATTCACTGGGCTCTGCTCAGAAGTCAGGCCTGTCCTTTTTCAGTTTAGAATAGTCCATGTTGACCGTGAAAAGCTGTGGGAAGTGGAAATcgattcaattattttattatgaaatattaacacAAAAGTACAAAATGGGATTTTTGTAAGGTTTTTATTAGCTTTAATAGGCTATATTgctatatagtctatatatatattataggttaTAAGAGAATTCAAAGATTGATATTTCTAAATAGCCAAAATGTCTACATGAATATTTTCACCTTGTACTGGTCATTTGGCCCCAGTTTATTCCAAGGCTCTGGGTTGTTCTTGCGATCCCATCTGTTGACAGATTTCAGTCAGTCATAAATTGGAAATTATATTGGAACCTAAAGATTTTTGCCAGTTTGATGAGGTACTCGATGAAAAGGGTACTCACGAGCAATCAGGGTTCTTTAGTGCGATACGGCCCAGGTAAAGCATAGACATGGTCGCTCCACCACCGATGAAGATGAAGAGAGGAATCAATTCAACGAGAGAAAGAATTGTAAATTAAATGGCTTAACAACTACAAATAGGAACCTCCCTATTATGCCATCCATATaataaaagactgaaatatattttaggtGTCAAACCTGTTatcatatttgttcattcagttcaATAGCATTCAATACAAATTATCAGCATTCAATTCTCTAAGTTTTTGATgtcaaattaaactgtaaaacaatATCAACACTTATGTTTCGTAATTTAGCTTGAGATatattacattcatatatatacctacatatgttttttttctttcttttttataggACGAGAattacaaaaatatcaaaccCGAAAAGACAAGTTTCCTAGAATGACCCCTataatgctgtctatgtaggcaacTCACTATTGAAACACTGCCATGCTTCTTTGAGGGAATTAGAAGAACAACGGTTTTTGTATTGAATCACATATTATTTACAAGCAGAAGGCTAATttcttttatattacattaagtCTACATGTAAGTTTAGATAGAACGCTGTTATGCTAAACGACTAAAAAGAGGCACAATTGATTTCACCTCAATGTCCTTGACAGCTGCTGAACATTACACTGCAGCACAGCTATTTGTGACAGATACAGCCGGCATACGTGCTCAGCCACTGTTGTTATATGGGGAATTCACGTAGCCTACACATAAAGtatagactaaaaaaaaacatttgcgcAATATCCTCACCATATCACAGAATGACCAGAATATCTCCTCCGTGTGAATGAAATAACATGAAATCAAAGTCCCCACTCTCCACTGCTGCCATTCAAAATACTGTTTAccttttaaatcatatttatatttaaattactcCTAGAGCAGCGGACGGGGATGTATATATGACACAACCAACCATTCATTCatttgagaatgaatgaatgatcattAACAGACAAGAGCATCAGCAGTAACAGATCTGAAATACTTACAGCTGGGTGGCTTTTCACTTGTTTCAGTACTGTACTCAGCATGTCAAACTCCCAAAATAAATCTATACAGCAGAATTAATGAGAGATCTGATGGTGTTCGTACGCTCTGATGTGTGCTTCTGAAAGGGGAGTGTGAAGGGATGCCTTATAAATGCGCTGTTGAAGGTCTAGTTCATCTTCTGACATCAGGGGGCGCCCGCAGGTAATACATTCCTCCATTGAGACTCATTCAAACGTCGTGTCGGAAATATTCGTCCTTGTAATCAAATACTGTTGTGGCCaagtaaaataaatcatacatgtTAATGATCGGCCAGAATGTAAAACTAAACTATTTAGCAAAAAGCTCTGGGATATGTTTAGTTTAGCTGAATCTTCCGTcatctgaaattatattttagaatttcttaattgatatttttcaaaacattaaattaagttATATCATGTCAGCAAAATAAGATAAATCTGAAAAGATAGATAGGAGCAGCAGCAGGTATGAAactaaataatttgaaataacttttgtttaaaaaaaacaacaacatacaaatcTGGTTTAGTGCATATAAATCACATTACTTGATGGCATGAGATTATCacttaataattttcttttgatAATCTTGACAGTCAAAATCACAGTATGTTATTTCTCAGAATATCACCCACTTGGAATTTAGTAAGACAGAACAGACATTCACCCACTATTGTTGCTCAATTCTACTTTATCGGTGCCAAAACACATTGCAGACATGCAAGAATTTAATTGATCTACAGAAAGAAAAGAGTAAATAATGTATCATCAATGCACACGTAGTTTCCCTATGTACTTCCCAATGGGAAGGCAAGTTTAAACTCATCTGAATATAAAGCATttcaacaaaagtaaaaaaaaaaaacatcatgtgcACAATAAGCATACTGAATAAAGAAATACTGTGAAGTCAGATTATATGTCACCATTTATATTCTATAGCTTATCTTTAgcaaaaatatgtgcaaacagtATAGAGCTCCTAACTAATTGTACATTCATGTACAGATTCatctaaacaaacataaaaataacattcatatgTTCAAGGTATACCATGTAAACATTCattagacacacaaaaaaaacactctacttttgaaaaaatataaagggTGAATTTAAATGTACCATTAGAGCATGACTGTAACATTCACCTCAAATAAGAACATAAATATACCTACTGATGTGGTCTATGGCTGTAATAGTCCACCCACATACTTTCTTCAATGAACTTTTCAATAATCAAACTTAAGTAAAAAATGgttattactaattaaaaaaaaaaaaaaaaaaaaaaaaaaaatataatatatatatatatatatatatatatatatatatatatatataaataatgcatttgccaatttattttttcattgtaacATTGAAGTGGGTGGCaaaatgctgatttaaaataCAAGCATTTCCT contains:
- the LOC109098663 gene encoding cytochrome c oxidase subunit NDUFA4, which produces MLSTVLKQVKSHPALIPLFIFIGGGATMSMLYLGRIALKNPDCSWDRKNNPEPWNKLGPNDQYKLFTVNMDYSKLKKDRPDF